The proteins below come from a single Halobacillus salinarum genomic window:
- a CDS encoding 2OG-Fe(II) oxygenase, which translates to MQVKEASIFDHMGNKIITDDREIAIIAKMEDPKIAILGNVVSDEECEALIGLSKDRMNRSKIGSRHEVNDMRTSSSTFLPENEVTARIEKRMAQIMNVPVTHGEGMHILNYQQGQEYKAHYDYFRAKTRVVNNPRISTLVLYLNDVEEGGETYFPHMNLSVSPHKGMGVYFEYFYSDPEINERTLHGGSPVTAGEKWAATMWVRRKQYR; encoded by the coding sequence ATGCAAGTGAAAGAAGCTTCCATTTTTGATCACATGGGAAACAAGATCATAACTGATGACCGGGAGATCGCGATTATCGCCAAAATGGAAGATCCAAAGATTGCTATATTGGGAAATGTGGTCAGTGATGAAGAATGTGAAGCGCTTATCGGTCTTTCCAAAGATCGAATGAACCGATCGAAAATCGGATCAAGGCATGAAGTGAATGACATGAGAACTAGCAGCAGTACCTTTCTTCCTGAGAACGAAGTTACGGCCAGGATCGAAAAGCGGATGGCGCAAATTATGAACGTACCCGTAACCCATGGAGAAGGAATGCACATTCTCAATTATCAACAGGGTCAGGAATATAAAGCCCATTACGACTACTTTAGAGCAAAAACGAGAGTAGTAAACAATCCAAGAATCAGCACGCTTGTCCTTTACTTAAATGATGTAGAAGAGGGAGGAGAAACCTACTTCCCGCATATGAATCTATCTGTTTCACCTCATAAAGGGATGGGCGTCTATTTTGAATATTTCTACTCCGATCCTGAAATTAATGAACGGACCCTTCACGGAGGCTCTCCGGTGACAGCCGGTGAAAAATGGGCAGCCACGATGTGGGTGCGGAGAAAGCAGTACAGGTAA